The following proteins come from a genomic window of bacterium:
- the murC gene encoding UDP-N-acetylmuramate--L-alanine ligase, with product MTDFGPIKKIHFVGVGGAGMCGLAEILRNLGFDVSGSDIKSSAVTARLRELGVKVYEGHAAENLGDAEVVVVSTAIPPDNAEVAEARRRRVPVIPRAEMLAELMRLKKGVAVCGTHGKTTTTSILATLLAEGGLEPTFVVGGRLNSAGTHAKLGEGDYFVAEADESDGSFLKLSPIYAICTNVDEDHMDYYGTFERLQEAFVEFLNKVPFYGLNLVCADDPGIAAIVERVSKPTLTYGTAPGCDVVVSDITGEGLKTSFELTFKGERLGRLTINLPGEHSALNAAAAAALAVVAGVSFDTVQRALEEFEGVEMRFQRLGQVQGSVTVMHDYAHHPREIETMLAALRQAYPRRRLVAVFQPHRYTRTRDQMKRFPGALAAADVIIVTGIYGAGEAAIAGVSEEGIVAGLVHLGHADVYHIPDKADVPARVAAVMRPGDVIVHVGAGDVWKVAEDVLRFLTN from the coding sequence AGATATTGCGGAACCTCGGTTTCGACGTATCCGGCTCGGATATTAAGTCGAGTGCCGTCACGGCCCGCCTTCGCGAGTTGGGCGTAAAGGTCTACGAGGGGCACGCCGCGGAGAACCTGGGCGACGCCGAGGTGGTCGTCGTCTCCACGGCGATACCGCCCGACAACGCCGAGGTGGCGGAGGCCCGGCGGCGCCGCGTCCCCGTCATCCCGCGGGCCGAAATGTTGGCGGAGTTGATGAGGTTAAAGAAAGGGGTCGCGGTGTGCGGCACCCACGGCAAGACGACGACGACGTCGATATTGGCGACGCTTTTGGCCGAGGGGGGGCTCGAGCCCACCTTCGTCGTCGGCGGCCGTTTGAACAGCGCGGGGACGCACGCCAAGCTGGGCGAGGGGGATTACTTCGTCGCCGAGGCGGACGAGAGCGACGGCTCCTTCCTAAAACTCTCGCCCATATACGCCATATGCACCAACGTCGACGAGGACCACATGGATTATTACGGGACCTTCGAGCGGCTGCAGGAGGCCTTCGTAGAGTTTTTGAACAAGGTACCTTTTTACGGCCTGAACTTGGTATGCGCCGACGACCCGGGCATCGCCGCCATCGTCGAGCGCGTCTCGAAGCCGACGTTGACGTACGGCACGGCCCCCGGGTGCGACGTCGTAGTCTCGGATATTACGGGCGAAGGGTTAAAAACGTCGTTCGAGCTGACGTTCAAGGGCGAACGGCTCGGCCGGTTGACGATAAACCTTCCCGGCGAACACAGCGCCTTGAACGCCGCGGCGGCCGCGGCCCTCGCCGTCGTGGCGGGCGTCAGCTTCGATACCGTCCAAAGGGCGTTGGAAGAATTCGAAGGAGTCGAAATGCGATTCCAGCGGTTGGGCCAGGTGCAGGGTTCGGTAACGGTGATGCACGACTACGCGCACCATCCGCGCGAAATCGAGACGATGTTGGCCGCGCTCCGCCAGGCTTACCCGAGAAGGCGGCTGGTAGCGGTCTTCCAGCCTCACCGTTACACGCGGACGCGTGACCAGATGAAGAGATTCCCCGGCGCGCTGGCGGCGGCCGACGTCATCATCGTTACCGGGATTTACGGCGCGGGGGAGGCCGCGATCGCGGGCGTCTCGGAGGAAGGCATCGTCGCGGGCCTGGTTCATCTTGGCCACGCCGACGTTTATCACATACCGGATAAGGCCGACGTCCCGGCGCGCGTGGCCGCGGTGATGCGGCCGGGCGACGTAATCGTACACGTCGGCGCCGGAGACGTGTGGAAGGTTGCGGAAGATGTATTGCGTTTTCTTACCAATTGA
- the murB gene encoding UDP-N-acetylmuramate dehydrogenase translates to MYCVFLPIDGGSSSRWQDRIEGSVAEGVALARHTTYRVGGPAKYFVVPATADDVREVFASSEDTFVLGAGSNVLVADAGFDGVVLKVCNTMAHISAHDGEVVVGAGRLLPSLVNSCVEMGLSGMEWAVGVPGTVGGAVCTNAGAFGSATWDYVDYVEVMTAEGSRRRLAEADVEHGYRFADLAVAKPFAVTEVAFRLTSSDAGRVRALTEEYRTRRGATQPVGAASAGSVFKNPPQGPSAGELIDKAGLKGLTRGEAVVSPKHANFIVNEGGATAADIYGLIEEVREKVRAEFGLTLELEIRLVGDFDRG, encoded by the coding sequence ATGTATTGCGTTTTCTTACCAATTGACGGCGGTTCGTCGAGCCGGTGGCAGGACCGCATAGAGGGCTCGGTCGCGGAGGGCGTCGCGCTCGCGCGGCATACGACGTACCGGGTGGGCGGGCCGGCGAAATATTTCGTGGTGCCGGCCACGGCCGACGACGTGCGTGAGGTGTTCGCCTCGAGCGAGGACACGTTCGTACTGGGCGCCGGGAGCAACGTGCTCGTCGCGGACGCGGGTTTTGACGGCGTAGTTCTCAAAGTATGCAATACCATGGCGCACATATCGGCGCACGATGGCGAGGTCGTCGTGGGCGCCGGACGGTTGTTGCCGTCGCTCGTGAATAGTTGCGTGGAAATGGGGTTGTCGGGGATGGAGTGGGCGGTGGGCGTTCCCGGCACGGTGGGGGGAGCGGTTTGCACCAACGCCGGCGCGTTCGGCTCCGCGACGTGGGATTACGTCGATTACGTCGAGGTGATGACGGCCGAGGGTTCGCGCCGACGGCTGGCGGAGGCCGACGTCGAGCACGGGTACCGCTTCGCCGACTTGGCCGTCGCGAAGCCGTTCGCCGTAACCGAGGTGGCGTTTCGTCTTACGAGTTCGGACGCGGGGCGCGTGCGCGCGCTGACGGAGGAATACAGAACGCGGCGCGGCGCGACTCAGCCCGTGGGCGCGGCGTCGGCGGGGTCCGTTTTTAAGAACCCGCCCCAGGGCCCTTCGGCCGGGGAGTTGATAGATAAGGCGGGCCTGAAGGGGCTAACGCGGGGCGAGGCCGTCGTCTCGCCCAAGCACGCTAACTTTATCGTTAACGAGGGTGGCGCGACCGCCGCCGACATATACGGCCTTATCGAGGAAGTCCGCGAGAAAGTACGGGCTGAATTCGGCTTAACGTTGGAGCTCGAGATCCGGCTCGTGGGAGATTTTGACCGTGGTTAA
- a CDS encoding FtsQ-type POTRA domain-containing protein, protein MVNVPDGTRTSRVRRARRRRSRPSAATAGRRLGAFAAVSAAAFLAAFLVYASVTSAPWRLGRYTVRGASYLTAAEVLAAADLKAGDNLFWVDLEKAEERLCRHPRIRRAEIRRRMPAEVWVEVDERPAAAAIIINGALHKISADGVVLEPAAAAYEDVPILVGTRFRASGGVAGKKVSGGDVADALATVEALAGVDPAWAAAVEYVDVEARVVVLARGRYKLKYGPDFDESAARRLRRVFEATRANGGGVVTYDTRFGTDVIVTGGFSGVGGAAGGGSADDRAV, encoded by the coding sequence GTGGTTAACGTACCGGACGGAACGCGTACGTCGAGGGTTAGGCGAGCGCGCCGGCGGCGGAGCCGGCCGTCCGCGGCCACGGCGGGTAGGCGGCTGGGGGCGTTCGCGGCGGTCTCGGCGGCGGCTTTCCTGGCGGCGTTTCTGGTTTACGCTTCCGTAACGTCGGCGCCGTGGCGGCTGGGTAGGTATACGGTTCGCGGCGCGTCGTATTTGACGGCCGCCGAGGTCTTGGCGGCGGCGGATTTAAAAGCCGGCGACAACCTTTTCTGGGTGGACTTGGAGAAGGCGGAAGAGCGGCTTTGTCGACACCCCCGCATCCGGCGCGCGGAAATAAGGCGGCGGATGCCGGCGGAAGTATGGGTAGAGGTCGACGAACGGCCGGCGGCCGCGGCGATAATCATTAACGGCGCGTTGCACAAAATTTCGGCCGACGGCGTAGTGCTCGAGCCGGCGGCGGCGGCGTACGAAGACGTTCCGATTCTCGTCGGTACGCGCTTCCGCGCGTCGGGCGGCGTCGCCGGAAAAAAGGTGAGCGGCGGCGACGTAGCGGATGCGCTGGCGACGGTGGAAGCGCTGGCCGGCGTTGACCCGGCTTGGGCCGCCGCGGTGGAATATGTCGACGTCGAAGCGCGGGTCGTCGTTTTGGCCCGGGGCCGGTATAAGTTGAAGTACGGCCCGGATTTCGACGAGTCCGCGGCCCGGCGTCTGCGGCGCGTGTTCGAAGCTACGCGGGCGAACGGCGGCGGCGTAGTAACGTACGATACCCGTTTCGGCACGGACGTTATCGTGACGGGCGGATTTAGCGGCGTCGGCGGCGCCGCGGGAGGTGGTTCGGCGGATGACCGAGCGGTTTAA